From Dehalobacter sp. 12DCB1:
GAATCCCTTTATAATTCCCGGTGACATAGTTTTTTAGAGATTCTATGACCTCTTCCGGCGGCTCAGAAAAGGGGTTGCCCAAACTGAAGTCATAGACGTTTTCGCGTCCATAAATTTTAGTGAGTCTTTCCCCTTCCTCAAACATTGCTCTGATCCAGGAGGCATTCTTTAAATTATTGACTACTTTTTCCGAAAACACGCACATTTCTCCTTTAGGAACATCTCATATTATTACTGGTATTATTCTACCTCATTTGATCTTGACAAAAAAGTCTATTTGCTGAAGTCTGGCAAAATATCCGTATCGATGAAAAAACGTCAGGAATAAAAGAAAACAGGAATATAGAAGAAAATGTCGAATTTTACAGTTAATCAGACGAGAAAAAGATTTGAGGGATTAAAATGTTCTATGCCTATTTAAATGATCAGGCTGCAGTCATTATCATTTTATGTTTTTCTTTTCTGAATTTGGTATTTGTATTTACCATGAACAAGGAAAAGAGTTTTTCAGCTCTTTTTGGATTCAGTTTTATTGTGCCGTTTCTATTAGCACTGCTTAGTATAGCCTATCCTGACATGGTACTGCGTATTAAAGTGCTTCATCATACAAATTTTGCTTTTCTCTGCTTGTTGTTTATACTGATATTATCATGGCGGTGGAAGAATTACGCTGCATCTGCCGCTTTAAGCGTAATTTTTCCCTTTTTGGTACTTTTCATAGTCATGAAGGCCGACCACCTGCCGGTTATTCTGACGATAACGGAATTCTTAAGCGGTGCGGATGTTGTCCTGACAGCCGGGATTATTGTATTGATGCATCAATTTCTCGGCGAAAAGCAGATGTCATTGACCTGGGGAGTCATATTTATGGGTTCTGGACAGCTGCTCCAATATGAATTTCCTACCAATTCCTCTTTCCTGATTCCGTTCTGTCAGTTTGCCGCGTACCTACTGTTTTACTGTTATATCCAAAAAACATCAAAGGAGCCATATCGTTTAAAATTGGCGAACGCTGAAGAGAAGATTGTAGACATCAATAAGACCATCAACTACGAAGTAAAGAGAAAAATGCTGGAAATGGAATTGCACAATGAACACTTGCTCAATATGGTCCAGAGAGATCCGCTGGTCGATGCGTATAATAAAAAGGGGATCATGAATTATTTTGGAAACCTGATTGATGATCCCAAGATAGGCGAATTCACACTCATGCTCTTTGACATTGATAATTTTAAAAGCATCAATGATAACCGTGGACATGTTGTCGGGGACATGGTCCTCAAAAAGGTCGTAAGTATTGCCAAGGAAAATATCAGGGAATTTGACATACTTGGTCGTTATGGAGGAGATGAATTCCTGGTCATTTTGCCGAAAACCAAAATAACGGATGCCCTGATTGTCGCCGAACGGTTCAGAAAAAGAGTCAGTGAAGAGCCGGGTATTTCGGTTTCTATAGGACTAGCTGCTTATCCGGAGGATGGCACGACAGCCCATAATCTAATTGAGACCGCTGATGCTGGCCTGTATCACTCCAAAAGGGTCGGCAAGAACGCAATAAGCCATGCAGGTTCAATGATATGAACTTTCACAGAATATTAATTGATCGTTCACGAAACGTACACATTTATTCCTTAAAATATCATCCAGGGATCAATCTCTCCTGAAACAAATAGCATTATAGACTGTTGGGGGGAAACTAAAGGGGGTTAGGCAATGGCTCTAGGGAATATACTCATTGCAGACGATGAAGCTAGAATGAGGAAACTGGTTGCTGATTTTTTAAAAAAGGAAGGGTATACCGTCATTGAAGCGGAAGATGGGAAACAAGCCCTGAATATTATTCATTCCGGGCAGCATATCAGCCTGGCCATCCTGGATGTTATGATGCCCGAGACGGATGGATGGACAGTATGTAGGGAAATCCGAAAGAGCGGCCAGATTCCGGTCATCATGCTGACGGCAAGATCTGAGGAATCGGATGAGCTGTTCGGTTTTGATCTGGGTGCAGATGAATATATTACCAAACCTTTCAGTCCGCTGATCCTGGTCGCGCGGGTTCGGGCCCTTCTTCGCAGAACCAGTGATCCGAAGGCTAGGGTTAAAAACTTTGAGGGTCTGGAGATTGATAAAAACAGGCGAGTCGTATGTATTGACGGAGAACGGGTAGATTTAAGCCCGAAGGAATATGAACTGCTTTTATATCTAGTAGATAATGAAAGCCTGGCTGTATCAAGGGAACAGATCCTGAATTCAGTTTGGGATTACGATTATTATGGTGACGCCAGAACTGTGGACACCCATATCAAACGGTTAAGGTATAAATTAGGGATCAAAGGAGATTTTATTCAAACCGTCAGAGGACTGGGATACAGATTTGAGGTAATCAGAATTTGAGGTAATTCTAATGAAATCATCAATCAAATTAAAACTATTTACTGCCATAAGTTGTCTGACCTTATTGTATGTTTTGCTTTCGTGGTTTTTAAACGACCAGTTTCTTGCGAAGTATTACTACTTGAACAAGGAAAGCACCTTGAAGGAGTACTACCATGAGATCAATGAAATCTATGATGGCGAGCCGTTCAATATTTTACTCAATCTGGAGAAAATTGAGAGGACCGAGGGCCTGAACATTACGATTCTTGATTCATCCATGTATATCAAATATATTTCTTCATTAAAAGAAGAAGAATTTTTTCATGAGCCGTTCAAAAAGCCTGGAGGCTCGGATTATGCGTTCATTCCTGATATTTCGATCCTTAAAGATGCCCAGAATTCAACGCAGCCTGTGATTGTTAAATCCACCGACCGCAGATTGAATTCCGATTTTATTAATCTGGTTGGACAGTTAAATAATGGAGACTATCTGTACCTGAACACTCCGGTGGTCGCGATCGAGGAAAGTGCGGCAATTGCCAATAAGTTTTCTCTTATTACGGGTTTGTTTATTATGGTTATCGGAGTTTTGATCGTATTTTTCTTCACAGACAGATTTACCAAACCGATTCTTCGTCTGAATGAGATTGCTCAATCTATGGTCAAACTGGATTTTGGCAAAAAATACCCGGTGCAGACCTACGATGAAATTGGTGAACTTGGGTCAAGCATTAACTCGCTTTCCACCCAATTGGAGAAATCGATCAATGAGCTTCGGCAGGCCAACGAAAAGCTCATGGAGGATATCGAAAGAGAAAGAAAAATAGACGACATGAGGAAAGAGTTTATTTCCAATGTTTCACATGAGCTAAAGACGCCGATTGCATTGATTCAGGGCTATGCCGAGGGGCTTAAGGTCAATGTCAATGAAAGTGAAGAGGATAAAGACTTCTATTGTAATGTGATCATTGATGAAAGCGCTAAGATGAATAAGCTTGTCAAACAGCTTCTGGAGTTATCGCAGATCGATGCGGGCTACACCCGACTGGAAAAAACTGATTTTGACTTAAACGAACTGGTTGAATTTGTCCTCAGAAAGAACATGCTGCTGATCAAAGAGAAAAATATTCAACTGACCAAAGAAATTCAGAATAAATTTATGGTTAATGCCGATATCGACAGGATTGAGCAAATCATTGTGAACTATCTGGTCAATGCGATCAATCATGCAGACCAGCGCAAAGAAATTAAAGTCAAGTTCGAAAAAACAGGACAAAAAGCCAGAGTAAGTGTTTTCAACTCCGGCACTCCCATTCCTGAAGAAGCTTCGGATAAGATTTGGACCAGTTTTTATAAGGTGGACAAAGCAAGAACTCGTTCTTATGGCGGCACAGGTCTCGGCCTGTCGATCGTCCGGGCTATTCAGGAACAGCATGGTAATGCGTATGGGGTTCAAAACGTGGAAAATGGCGTCGAGTTTTGGTTTGAGGTAGATTTAGCGGAATAACAAGAAAAGAGGAATTTGTGAGTGAAAAAGAAGTTATTG
This genomic window contains:
- a CDS encoding GGDEF domain-containing protein → MFYAYLNDQAAVIIILCFSFLNLVFVFTMNKEKSFSALFGFSFIVPFLLALLSIAYPDMVLRIKVLHHTNFAFLCLLFILILSWRWKNYAASAALSVIFPFLVLFIVMKADHLPVILTITEFLSGADVVLTAGIIVLMHQFLGEKQMSLTWGVIFMGSGQLLQYEFPTNSSFLIPFCQFAAYLLFYCYIQKTSKEPYRLKLANAEEKIVDINKTINYEVKRKMLEMELHNEHLLNMVQRDPLVDAYNKKGIMNYFGNLIDDPKIGEFTLMLFDIDNFKSINDNRGHVVGDMVLKKVVSIAKENIREFDILGRYGGDEFLVILPKTKITDALIVAERFRKRVSEEPGISVSIGLAAYPEDGTTAHNLIETADAGLYHSKRVGKNAISHAGSMI
- a CDS encoding response regulator transcription factor, with translation MALGNILIADDEARMRKLVADFLKKEGYTVIEAEDGKQALNIIHSGQHISLAILDVMMPETDGWTVCREIRKSGQIPVIMLTARSEESDELFGFDLGADEYITKPFSPLILVARVRALLRRTSDPKARVKNFEGLEIDKNRRVVCIDGERVDLSPKEYELLLYLVDNESLAVSREQILNSVWDYDYYGDARTVDTHIKRLRYKLGIKGDFIQTVRGLGYRFEVIRI
- a CDS encoding HAMP domain-containing sensor histidine kinase encodes the protein MKSSIKLKLFTAISCLTLLYVLLSWFLNDQFLAKYYYLNKESTLKEYYHEINEIYDGEPFNILLNLEKIERTEGLNITILDSSMYIKYISSLKEEEFFHEPFKKPGGSDYAFIPDISILKDAQNSTQPVIVKSTDRRLNSDFINLVGQLNNGDYLYLNTPVVAIEESAAIANKFSLITGLFIMVIGVLIVFFFTDRFTKPILRLNEIAQSMVKLDFGKKYPVQTYDEIGELGSSINSLSTQLEKSINELRQANEKLMEDIERERKIDDMRKEFISNVSHELKTPIALIQGYAEGLKVNVNESEEDKDFYCNVIIDESAKMNKLVKQLLELSQIDAGYTRLEKTDFDLNELVEFVLRKNMLLIKEKNIQLTKEIQNKFMVNADIDRIEQIIVNYLVNAINHADQRKEIKVKFEKTGQKARVSVFNSGTPIPEEASDKIWTSFYKVDKARTRSYGGTGLGLSIVRAIQEQHGNAYGVQNVENGVEFWFEVDLAE